In Vibrio cyclitrophicus, one genomic interval encodes:
- a CDS encoding RpiB/LacA/LacB family sugar-phosphate isomerase — protein MKIALMMENSQAGKNAMVSAELESVAGGFGHDVFNLGMTDENDHHLTYIHLGIMASILINSKAVDFVVTGCGTGQGALMSLNLHPGVVCGYCLEPSDAFLFNQINNGNAIALAFAKGFGWAGELNVRYIFEKAFTGERGQGYPLERAEPQQRNAALLNEVKAAVVKDNFIDSLRAIDQDLVKTAVGSPRFQQCFFDNCQNQDIADYVRSLLD, from the coding sequence ATGAAAATCGCATTAATGATGGAAAACAGCCAAGCAGGCAAAAATGCAATGGTATCAGCTGAACTAGAATCAGTTGCTGGTGGCTTTGGTCACGATGTTTTCAACCTAGGAATGACTGACGAGAACGATCACCACCTAACGTATATTCACCTGGGCATTATGGCGAGCATTCTGATCAACTCAAAGGCTGTTGACTTTGTTGTGACAGGGTGTGGCACTGGCCAAGGTGCTTTAATGTCACTGAACTTACATCCAGGCGTGGTTTGTGGTTACTGTTTAGAGCCTTCTGATGCGTTCCTGTTTAACCAAATCAACAATGGTAATGCTATAGCGCTCGCTTTTGCGAAAGGTTTTGGTTGGGCTGGTGAACTGAACGTTCGTTACATCTTTGAAAAAGCCTTCACGGGTGAGCGTGGTCAAGGTTACCCATTAGAGCGAGCTGAGCCACAACAGCGCAATGCTGCACTTCTTAATGAGGTGAAAGCGGCAGTGGTGAAGGATAACTTTATTGATTCACTGCGCGCAATCGACCAAGATCTTGTGAAGACTGCTGTGGGTAGCCCTCGCTTCCAACAGTGTTTCTTTGACAACTGCCAAAATCAAGACATTGCTGATTATGTTCGTTCACTTCTGGACTAA
- a CDS encoding cupin domain-containing protein — MFVYNEDVKMEDLGAGVSRKVLAHSENVMAVEVHFETGAVGALHTHPHEQLTYVLSGAFEFTIGDVTKVVRAGDTMYKEPGIEHGCVCLEAGVLIDNFTPMRKDFV; from the coding sequence ATGTTTGTGTATAACGAAGACGTGAAAATGGAAGATCTTGGTGCGGGAGTTTCTCGCAAGGTGCTTGCTCATAGCGAGAACGTGATGGCTGTAGAAGTTCATTTCGAAACAGGCGCTGTTGGTGCGCTGCATACCCATCCTCATGAGCAGCTCACATACGTTTTGTCGGGAGCTTTTGAGTTCACTATTGGCGATGTAACGAAAGTGGTGCGCGCGGGCGATACTATGTACAAAGAGCCGGGTATCGAACATGGCTGTGTTTGCCTAGAAGCCGGCGTATTAATTGATAACTTTACGCCAATGCGTAAAGACTTTGTTTAA
- a CDS encoding YgjV family protein, with amino-acid sequence MVNEIVAQAVGLLSFLLGLSTFYQKDDKKLKVVMLMLNVNHLIHFLLLGSITSAIGAFISALRTGTAMYTKSLWAAGLFIALAVGSGIGFAEHWYQLLPLAGTIIGTYSIFRLNGIALRVGFLLGAICWLTNNLIIGSIGGSLMEISVIGINLVTIFRLYQDNAKCKITLQQQE; translated from the coding sequence ATGGTTAACGAGATCGTTGCACAAGCTGTAGGGCTATTAAGTTTTCTTCTGGGCCTTTCGACCTTTTACCAGAAGGACGACAAAAAGCTCAAAGTGGTTATGTTGATGTTGAACGTTAACCATCTTATTCACTTTTTATTATTGGGTTCCATTACATCGGCAATCGGTGCTTTTATTTCAGCCCTCAGAACTGGCACCGCTATGTATACCAAATCGCTGTGGGCTGCAGGGTTATTTATTGCCCTTGCGGTTGGCAGTGGAATCGGTTTTGCTGAGCATTGGTATCAACTTCTGCCCTTAGCCGGAACGATTATTGGAACGTACTCAATATTTAGATTGAATGGTATTGCACTTAGAGTCGGCTTTTTATTAGGGGCCATATGTTGGTTAACTAATAATCTAATTATTGGTTCAATTGGTGGCTCGCTGATGGAAATATCAGTGATTGGGATTAACCTCGTCACCATTTTTCGTCTATACCAAGATAACGCCAAGTGCAAAATTACGCTGCAACAACAGGAATAA
- the kduD gene encoding 2-dehydro-3-deoxy-D-gluconate 5-dehydrogenase KduD codes for MMLESFNLEGKVAIVTGCDTGLGQGMAIGLAEAGCKVVGVNRVEPSETIEKMNAAGHTFLDVRADLLKQEDIPGIIDKALTEFGHIDILVNNAGIIRREDAIEFSEQNWDDVMNINTKTVFFMSQSVAKQFKAQGTGGKIINIASMLSFQGGIRVPSYTASKSAVMGITRAMANEWASDNINVNAIAPGYMATNNTQALREDADRNQAILERIPADRWGTPKDVAGPCVFLASPASDYINGYTIAVDGGWLAR; via the coding sequence ATGATGTTAGAGTCATTCAATCTGGAAGGTAAAGTAGCGATAGTGACGGGTTGTGATACTGGCCTTGGTCAAGGTATGGCAATTGGTCTGGCTGAAGCTGGATGTAAAGTGGTTGGCGTTAATCGTGTCGAGCCGTCAGAGACCATTGAAAAAATGAATGCGGCGGGTCATACGTTTTTAGACGTACGTGCTGACCTTCTAAAGCAAGAAGATATTCCTGGAATCATCGATAAAGCACTGACTGAGTTTGGTCACATCGACATCCTTGTTAACAATGCCGGCATCATTCGTCGTGAAGACGCTATTGAGTTTTCTGAGCAAAACTGGGATGACGTAATGAACATCAATACTAAGACTGTTTTCTTTATGTCTCAGTCGGTTGCGAAGCAGTTTAAAGCGCAAGGCACTGGCGGCAAGATCATCAATATTGCATCAATGCTCTCTTTCCAAGGTGGTATTCGTGTTCCTTCGTATACTGCGTCTAAGAGTGCTGTAATGGGCATCACCCGTGCAATGGCGAACGAATGGGCGAGCGATAACATTAATGTTAATGCGATTGCTCCTGGATATATGGCAACTAACAATACTCAAGCACTGCGTGAAGATGCTGACCGTAACCAAGCTATCCTTGAGCGCATTCCTGCTGATCGCTGGGGGACGCCTAAAGATGTCGCTGGCCCATGTGTATTCTTAGCATCACCTGCGTCGGATTACATTAATGGCTATACCATTGCTGTTGATGGTGGATGGTTAGCACGCTAA
- the kdgR gene encoding DNA-binding transcriptional regulator KdgR has protein sequence MEKSTQPEAVSSVLKVFNILESLGEQKEIGVSDLSQRLMMSKATTYRFLQTMKMLGYVSQQGEADRYSLTLKMFELGSKSLEWVDMITIAEKEMRVISEETNETIHLGALDHGSIIYIHKIDSSFALRMHSRVGRRNPLHTTAIGKVLLAERDEEFVRTQLADAEFVKSTKNTLENVDQLVDELKTVKLQHFGEDNEEQEPGLRCIAAPIYDRFGTVIAGVSISFPTIRFDEEKKAHYVKLLHNAGRNISKQLGFNDYPIK, from the coding sequence ATGGAGAAGTCCACCCAGCCAGAAGCCGTTTCATCGGTATTGAAAGTTTTTAATATTCTTGAATCTCTGGGGGAACAGAAGGAAATAGGCGTATCAGACCTTTCACAACGTCTAATGATGTCTAAGGCCACTACCTACCGCTTTCTACAAACAATGAAAATGCTTGGCTATGTATCTCAACAAGGCGAAGCTGACAGATACTCACTCACATTAAAGATGTTCGAACTCGGTTCAAAATCACTCGAGTGGGTAGATATGATCACAATTGCAGAGAAAGAGATGCGTGTGATTTCAGAAGAGACCAATGAAACCATTCACTTAGGTGCTTTGGATCATGGCTCTATCATCTACATACACAAAATCGATTCTAGCTTCGCCCTACGCATGCATTCTCGTGTTGGTCGAAGAAATCCGCTGCATACGACTGCAATCGGTAAGGTGTTATTGGCAGAACGTGACGAAGAATTCGTTCGCACTCAACTGGCAGACGCCGAGTTTGTCAAAAGCACAAAAAATACCCTCGAAAACGTCGACCAACTTGTCGATGAACTTAAAACGGTTAAGCTACAGCACTTTGGCGAAGATAATGAAGAACAAGAGCCTGGCTTACGTTGTATCGCAGCTCCTATTTACGACCGTTTTGGTACCGTAATTGCTGGTGTCTCAATTTCATTTCCTACCATACGATTTGATGAAGAGAAGAAAGCCCACTACGTGAAGTTACTGCACAACGCAGGCAGAAATATATCCAAGCAATTAGGGTTTAATGATTACCCAATCAAATAG
- a CDS encoding MFS transporter, whose product MTLKEILKIPNVRYFLMFRSSYFARFYYPIFTLLYLDYGLTLPQFAMLNVVWAATIVLAEVPSGAFADTLGRKKLVVLSSIVMFVEIAMIALVPTGNPNLVFIVFLINRILSGLAMALASGADEALAYDTLKEQGNEELWPRVLQIQLRVASTVGIFVTLIGAAMYDVNFMTNIFHALGLAEPESTKDLMRIPVFATLFVAMIAIYAAVNMREEKKVMPSDQTKLATTIASLKLTADTGKWVLATPYVLFILLYYSLFEHTSRMFLTMNSQYYLAIDIPIIYFGFIGAGISLLKIILAGQSRRLAESIEPKTFIIVMGLANIATYYWISLGWSIYGVIPALVLIFIIMTMNIFISYHLNKKTESHNRATVLSFKGLMFNLGYGLIGILYAYYYKLVSNNYTEQEIEQNLAFLASLSSFCYYFALLFVLISALFYFKNKKQPIF is encoded by the coding sequence ATGACGCTCAAAGAGATCCTTAAAATTCCCAATGTCCGCTACTTCTTGATGTTCAGAAGCAGCTACTTTGCGCGTTTTTACTACCCTATTTTTACCCTACTTTATCTAGATTACGGGCTAACCCTTCCTCAATTCGCGATGCTTAACGTAGTTTGGGCAGCGACCATCGTACTCGCTGAAGTGCCGTCAGGGGCATTCGCCGATACTTTGGGCCGTAAGAAATTGGTGGTACTGTCTTCGATCGTGATGTTTGTTGAGATCGCGATGATCGCCTTAGTTCCCACCGGAAACCCCAACTTGGTCTTCATTGTCTTTCTGATTAACCGGATTCTCAGTGGCTTAGCGATGGCGCTGGCCAGCGGCGCCGACGAGGCATTGGCTTACGACACCTTAAAAGAACAAGGTAATGAAGAGTTGTGGCCGCGAGTGCTGCAAATCCAGCTTCGTGTCGCCTCAACTGTCGGTATCTTTGTCACTCTAATTGGTGCGGCGATGTACGATGTGAACTTTATGACGAACATCTTTCATGCCCTCGGATTAGCCGAGCCAGAAAGCACCAAAGACCTGATGCGCATCCCTGTTTTCGCAACCCTGTTTGTCGCGATGATCGCCATTTATGCCGCGGTTAACATGCGCGAAGAGAAAAAGGTGATGCCAAGCGACCAAACCAAATTAGCAACCACCATCGCCAGCCTTAAATTAACAGCTGACACAGGTAAGTGGGTACTTGCTACGCCTTACGTGCTTTTCATTTTGCTGTACTACAGCCTGTTCGAACACACTTCACGCATGTTCTTAACCATGAACAGCCAATACTATCTCGCTATCGATATTCCTATTATCTACTTCGGTTTTATTGGCGCGGGGATCAGTTTGCTCAAAATCATATTGGCGGGACAAAGCCGTAGATTGGCAGAAAGCATCGAGCCTAAAACCTTTATTATTGTCATGGGGTTAGCAAATATCGCGACCTATTATTGGATCAGTTTAGGGTGGTCAATTTATGGAGTAATTCCTGCACTGGTGCTGATCTTTATCATCATGACGATGAACATATTCATCAGTTACCACTTGAACAAAAAGACGGAATCACACAACCGAGCGACCGTTCTCAGCTTTAAAGGTTTGATGTTTAATCTCGGATACGGGCTGATCGGTATTTTGTATGCTTACTACTACAAGTTGGTCTCTAATAATTACACCGAGCAAGAGATAGAACAGAACCTCGCCTTCCTAGCATCGCTATCTTCGTTCTGCTACTACTTCGCTTTATTGTTCGTTTTGATTAGCGCGTTGTTCTATTTCAAAAACAAGAAACAGCCGATCTTCTGA
- a CDS encoding DMT family transporter, protein MSFSWIAFTLLAAFSQSWRNAFQSKLAGTMSVAGVTLARFIWAGPIALIYLYSLYQWQPVSVPNFSGEFVFYIVAAAIMQILATGLMVMLFKLENYAIGAGLAKCEAPVSAVLSVLFFGTALTLTGWVGVLIGTLGVLIMSSSSGWRSLSPKVFLLGMACSTAFALTSLWVREASLSIGLPFPHSAAWVLFLVITLQTCIICTYLFFRERDTLRQIFKKSKLVVMTSLASVIGSLGWFSAMSLQAVPYVKTLGQVEVIFMVLISYFWLGQSIARKDIAALILLSIAAVLVMWQ, encoded by the coding sequence ATGTCTTTTAGTTGGATCGCCTTTACCCTGCTTGCTGCCTTCAGCCAATCTTGGCGCAATGCCTTTCAAAGCAAGCTAGCCGGCACAATGAGTGTGGCTGGCGTGACGTTAGCTCGCTTTATTTGGGCAGGGCCAATCGCGCTTATTTATCTCTATTCGCTGTACCAATGGCAACCAGTCTCCGTGCCTAATTTTTCCGGTGAGTTTGTTTTCTACATTGTTGCTGCTGCGATTATGCAGATCCTAGCGACCGGCTTGATGGTGATGCTGTTTAAGCTAGAGAACTATGCGATTGGAGCTGGGCTCGCCAAATGTGAAGCCCCAGTTTCAGCGGTATTATCCGTGCTGTTTTTTGGTACAGCTTTGACACTAACAGGTTGGGTCGGCGTGCTTATTGGCACGTTAGGCGTACTAATCATGAGTAGTTCTTCTGGTTGGCGAAGCTTGTCTCCGAAAGTATTTTTGTTAGGTATGGCGTGTAGTACCGCTTTTGCTTTAACGTCTCTTTGGGTACGTGAAGCAAGCTTGAGCATAGGGCTTCCCTTCCCTCATAGCGCTGCTTGGGTGCTGTTTCTGGTGATTACTCTTCAGACATGCATTATCTGTACGTATCTCTTTTTCAGAGAGCGAGACACGCTGCGACAGATATTCAAGAAATCTAAACTGGTCGTGATGACAAGCCTAGCGAGTGTTATCGGTTCTCTAGGTTGGTTTAGTGCAATGTCACTTCAAGCCGTGCCGTACGTAAAGACACTCGGTCAAGTCGAAGTGATCTTCATGGTGTTGATATCCTACTTTTGGTTAGGGCAAAGCATCGCACGCAAAGACATTGCTGCACTCATCTTACTCTCTATCGCAGCGGTATTGGTGATGTGGCAGTGA
- a CDS encoding GGDEF domain-containing protein: MDGFSLDMRTLNFIIILFSFTYCIGLLLFQFTQQSIKGLSIFSISIFVIGTGPLMLSLRGELPDWITVIGANMVIALGFHLALYSLCLFREYSLKCTYLSSLMMLALLPCFIYFTYYEPSIKARIILISFYLAFVTVCTAFAVLKGQRDDLNLATLMMALSFLIYGGFMVFRVMVTLFSAELQDFMAAALIHQLAFLMSIVLIVSMSFTMLWLINARLLRSIHDLSYSDPLTALGNRRALDEMVPVIMKQAGTTPVSAIMMDIDNFKSINDQHGHIVGDLVIKSFAEMVQSAIKTSPTASAFRFGGDEIMILLPNVNFLQAQAIACKLRLSISEISALQGNEMFLTSSFGVAQLHPHENWDGFIGRADKALYQAKTNGRNMTSICPSHINDLVTATSPIPLR, translated from the coding sequence ATGGATGGTTTTTCGCTGGATATGAGAACACTTAATTTTATTATTATTTTGTTCTCTTTCACTTACTGTATTGGCTTATTGCTGTTCCAATTTACCCAGCAGTCCATTAAAGGGCTTTCAATTTTTTCCATTTCAATATTTGTTATCGGAACTGGGCCGTTGATGTTGAGCCTAAGAGGGGAGCTCCCTGATTGGATCACTGTTATTGGCGCCAACATGGTTATTGCGCTTGGCTTTCATCTCGCTTTGTATAGCTTATGCCTGTTCCGAGAATATTCCCTAAAATGCACCTACCTCAGCAGTCTGATGATGTTGGCTCTTTTGCCATGTTTTATTTATTTCACGTACTACGAACCTTCTATCAAGGCTCGAATTATCCTCATTAGTTTCTATTTGGCCTTTGTAACTGTTTGTACTGCCTTTGCGGTGTTAAAGGGTCAACGTGATGACTTGAACTTAGCAACTTTGATGATGGCCTTGTCATTTTTGATATATGGCGGGTTTATGGTTTTCCGAGTCATGGTGACGCTATTTTCAGCTGAGCTGCAAGATTTCATGGCGGCCGCGCTCATCCATCAACTTGCCTTTTTAATGAGTATTGTTCTTATCGTGTCGATGAGCTTTACAATGCTCTGGTTGATTAATGCAAGATTGCTTAGGTCTATTCATGATCTGTCCTACAGTGACCCTTTAACGGCACTTGGAAACCGCAGGGCACTAGATGAAATGGTTCCAGTCATCATGAAGCAGGCAGGGACTACGCCTGTCAGTGCCATTATGATGGATATTGATAACTTTAAGTCGATCAATGACCAACACGGACACATTGTGGGTGATCTCGTCATCAAGTCTTTTGCTGAAATGGTTCAAAGTGCGATAAAAACATCACCAACAGCCAGTGCGTTCCGTTTTGGCGGAGACGAGATAATGATTTTATTGCCCAATGTTAATTTCCTACAAGCACAGGCTATTGCCTGCAAGTTGCGATTGTCTATTTCAGAGATCTCAGCATTGCAAGGAAATGAGATGTTTCTGACGTCGAGTTTCGGTGTCGCTCAGCTTCACCCACATGAGAATTGGGATGGGTTTATTGGTCGAGCCGATAAAGCGTTATATCAAGCGAAAACAAACGGTCGAAATATGACTTCAATTTGTCCTAGTCATATTAACGATCTCGTCACTGCCACATCACCAATACCGCTGCGATAG
- a CDS encoding phytanoyl-CoA dioxygenase family protein, which produces MVENSQQLSSQYDEHGYFVIRNYFDEAQIASLRKVVLKFHESWKADNEEFYQEEAFNSSLITGSEYLPADDRSVLFDFISSKQVMEVVDAVIPNKPAFMNTQLFFNPVNPQQKDFWHRDCQYDYDIDDQMKVIMETQVLHLRVPLFDEPGMELIPGTHKRWDNEEEYNVRQEENGKVSSDDISGGKKIPLAAGDLLVFSADMIHRGRYGLDRLALDILIFDSAADYVDYVDDDCLPTPAMLSNITDPRLFMNTLHLKSMSC; this is translated from the coding sequence GTGGTAGAAAATAGCCAACAATTAAGTAGCCAATACGACGAGCATGGTTACTTTGTTATCAGAAATTATTTCGATGAAGCTCAGATTGCATCGCTAAGAAAAGTCGTACTGAAATTCCATGAATCATGGAAAGCAGACAACGAAGAGTTCTATCAAGAAGAGGCATTTAACTCATCTTTAATTACGGGAAGCGAGTATTTACCTGCCGACGATAGAAGCGTACTTTTTGACTTTATAAGCTCAAAACAAGTGATGGAAGTGGTTGATGCGGTAATTCCGAACAAACCAGCATTCATGAATACGCAACTGTTCTTCAACCCAGTAAACCCGCAACAAAAAGACTTCTGGCATCGTGACTGCCAATACGACTATGACATTGATGACCAGATGAAAGTCATCATGGAAACCCAAGTACTGCATCTGCGAGTGCCTCTTTTTGATGAGCCTGGTATGGAGCTTATCCCTGGCACACACAAGCGCTGGGATAATGAAGAAGAGTACAATGTTCGCCAAGAAGAAAACGGCAAAGTGAGCAGCGATGACATCTCTGGCGGTAAGAAAATACCATTAGCTGCTGGGGACTTATTGGTGTTTTCAGCGGATATGATCCACCGAGGTCGATATGGGTTGGATCGTTTGGCTTTGGATATTTTGATCTTCGATTCTGCGGCAGACTATGTCGACTACGTTGATGACGATTGCTTACCAACACCCGCTATGTTGAGCAATATTACCGACCCAAGATTGTTTATGAATACGCTACACTTAAAATCGATGTCGTGTTAG
- a CDS encoding MFS transporter yields the protein MTKINTSTGDQTSGKAKWLVLLVLCAAQVGTSGDNAVVGIAASELINGLGASMSDVQLSNAMFSLMTGAFMIAGGLLGLVFGWVRSFRIGICLLIGAEICGAFAPNIETFIFGARVMAGLGASLAIPAVLGIIAGTYNGKDQAIAFGGVAAASGIASAAMPLMAGILIDSFGLSAAMLAMAVYFSGVLAASFKLKELEITHKPKIDIFGIVLCGIGLVLFIIGALKIPELGLWAPITDVNVFGISPAPLMIALGLVVLSGLYVWEGKFEATYGNCLLPRAIVKNKQVIVGLILGGAFWIGFATPAVVLVPHMQIIGGSGAMAGAIIGVSLAIGTVITSIVVPQRLNHLTTRFVCTLGLSLGAVAAIILSLGLYSDGYSLAFLVPGAVLMGVACGLMATQCSIIVTDALNEKDAQQSGGIQAAARNVGYSIGIAIMGVTMLLTMSNGFKSEVSDSSVITNETKQIIEQMPSINFLGDDAFEVLMSDKVAAEDMVELHEINATSRVESNRAALYSVAVSFLLMLFATRFLPNRSLMINKEETENNEELAAEKVSA from the coding sequence ATGACAAAAATAAACACCTCTACAGGTGACCAAACTTCTGGCAAAGCCAAGTGGCTGGTATTGCTTGTTCTTTGTGCTGCGCAGGTAGGTACCAGCGGAGACAATGCTGTTGTTGGTATCGCAGCAAGCGAGCTCATCAATGGTCTTGGGGCTAGCATGAGTGATGTTCAGCTTAGTAACGCTATGTTCAGTCTAATGACTGGTGCGTTTATGATTGCGGGTGGCTTACTTGGCTTAGTTTTTGGCTGGGTAAGATCTTTCCGTATCGGTATCTGTCTCCTTATTGGCGCTGAAATTTGTGGCGCTTTTGCACCAAACATCGAAACATTCATATTTGGTGCTAGGGTTATGGCTGGTCTCGGTGCCAGTCTCGCTATTCCAGCGGTACTCGGTATTATCGCTGGTACGTATAACGGGAAAGATCAAGCTATAGCCTTTGGTGGTGTAGCCGCTGCAAGTGGTATCGCTTCAGCTGCAATGCCTTTAATGGCAGGTATCTTAATTGATTCGTTTGGCTTGAGTGCTGCAATGCTTGCTATGGCAGTTTATTTTTCTGGTGTCCTAGCAGCTTCGTTTAAACTCAAAGAGCTTGAAATTACTCATAAACCGAAAATCGACATCTTTGGTATCGTTCTGTGTGGTATCGGCTTAGTTCTCTTTATCATTGGGGCACTTAAAATTCCTGAGCTAGGGCTTTGGGCTCCGATTACTGACGTCAATGTCTTTGGTATCAGCCCTGCACCGTTGATGATTGCTCTTGGTTTGGTTGTTCTATCTGGTCTATACGTCTGGGAAGGCAAGTTTGAAGCTACCTACGGTAATTGTTTGTTGCCTAGAGCTATCGTAAAGAATAAGCAAGTGATTGTTGGCCTGATTCTAGGTGGCGCTTTCTGGATCGGTTTTGCAACTCCGGCTGTCGTGTTAGTCCCTCATATGCAAATCATTGGCGGCTCAGGAGCAATGGCAGGTGCCATCATTGGAGTATCGTTGGCGATTGGTACGGTTATCACATCTATTGTTGTTCCACAGCGCCTTAATCACCTAACAACACGATTTGTATGTACGTTGGGTCTATCTTTGGGTGCAGTTGCAGCAATCATATTGTCACTAGGTTTATATAGTGATGGGTACTCATTAGCATTCCTTGTTCCAGGTGCAGTTTTGATGGGTGTAGCTTGTGGTTTAATGGCGACGCAATGTTCAATTATTGTTACTGATGCCTTGAATGAAAAAGACGCACAGCAGTCTGGTGGTATTCAAGCGGCAGCACGAAATGTAGGTTACTCTATTGGTATCGCTATCATGGGTGTAACTATGCTTCTAACGATGTCTAACGGCTTCAAATCTGAAGTAAGCGATTCAAGTGTTATCACCAATGAAACGAAGCAAATTATCGAACAAATGCCGAGCATTAATTTCTTAGGTGATGATGCCTTTGAGGTCTTGATGAGTGATAAGGTGGCTGCGGAAGATATGGTTGAGTTACATGAAATCAACGCGACTTCTCGAGTGGAATCTAATCGTGCGGCGCTTTATTCAGTTGCGGTATCATTCCTACTAATGCTATTCGCAACTCGTTTTCTTCCTAATCGTTCGCTTATGATTAACAAAGAAGAGACTGAAAATAATGAGGAACTGGCTGCGGAAAAGGTTTCTGCTTAG
- a CDS encoding LysR family transcriptional regulator — protein sequence MNDKLIRSCMSNDIGLLIPLYILLQECHVTNAANRLNISQSSMSQYLAKIRKSFQDKILVRSGNEMVLTPAAEKILPELEIIFSAIDNIYHIKDFTPGEIKRKFIVAASEMNGYLGKHFVTWTSSHINQYEVELVPRTRHVFEELSAGQVDFVLGNLSDVPQDFHVRKLRSIRYKLYDSTANPIIKKRENDMTVLAQKNFITLSGIGHAEKLAENLFTSLNLKRNVAFRALTLDQVKDGIIDHDLLGFLPEIYDTHDGIYSVDDSFSFMVDICLYWHPRMQNDPEHSWMREEIYKISKLD from the coding sequence ATGAATGATAAATTAATACGTTCTTGTATGTCTAATGATATTGGATTGTTAATTCCTTTATATATTTTATTACAAGAATGTCATGTTACGAATGCAGCAAATCGTCTCAATATTAGTCAATCTAGTATGAGTCAATACCTAGCAAAAATAAGAAAATCGTTTCAAGACAAGATATTAGTTAGAAGTGGCAACGAAATGGTACTAACACCTGCTGCAGAGAAGATCTTACCTGAGCTAGAAATAATATTTTCAGCCATAGATAATATTTATCATATTAAAGATTTCACTCCGGGAGAGATAAAGAGGAAGTTTATCGTCGCAGCTAGTGAAATGAATGGTTATTTAGGAAAACATTTTGTCACGTGGACAAGCTCACATATCAACCAATATGAAGTTGAACTGGTTCCAAGAACTCGTCATGTATTTGAAGAGCTTTCTGCCGGACAAGTGGATTTTGTGCTCGGAAACCTTTCAGACGTCCCTCAAGATTTTCACGTGCGTAAACTTCGTAGTATTCGTTATAAACTGTACGACAGCACGGCAAACCCTATCATAAAAAAACGCGAGAACGATATGACAGTGTTAGCACAAAAAAACTTCATTACGTTATCGGGGATCGGCCACGCAGAAAAGTTGGCGGAAAATCTCTTTACTTCTTTAAACCTTAAACGAAATGTCGCGTTTAGAGCACTAACGTTGGATCAAGTTAAAGACGGTATTATTGACCATGATTTGCTTGGTTTTTTGCCTGAAATCTATGATACGCACGACGGTATATACAGTGTGGACGATAGCTTTTCATTCATGGTTGATATTTGCTTATATTGGCACCCAAGGATGCAAAATGATCCCGAACATAGCTGGATGAGAGAAGAGATATATAAGATTTCTAAGCTTGATTAG